Within Paenibacillus sp. RUD330, the genomic segment GTCCCCGCTTCATTGGGGAGCTGGTGCTCACCCGCTCCATGACGGTCAAGGCGATCGTCGAAGGAGACAAGCGCATCCTGACGTACGTCTTCGAGGTCGGCAGCGCGAGCTACGATCTGCGCAAGGATGCGTCCACGATCCGCTACGCCGCCGGTTATGCCGACGGCACCTTCAAGCCGAACGCGGCGATGAGCCGCTACGAGCTGATCGAATCGCTGGCGCCGCTGCTTGACCGGGAGCCGGGAGAGCTGCGCAACGCCTTCCCGGACAAGTCGGACCGCAGCGAGCAATTGGTAGCCTTCTTCGCTTCCGCCGGCATCGTCGGCGGTTATCCGGACGGCACCTTCGGCGGCGACCGCAGCCTCACGAGGGCGGAATTCGCCGTCATCGCGTCCAGAGTGCTGAGGCTCGATGTCAACGAGGCGGCCGCGCCGAAGCAAAAGGACGCCATCAAGCACTGGGCTGCGCCATACATCGGCGCATTGACCCAAGCAGGGCTGATCCAGGGCTTCCCGGACGGCAGCTTCCGTCCGAACAGTCCGCTGACGCGCGCTCAGGCTGTCGTGCTCATCAATCGGATGGCCGGCACCGCCAAGCGCACGGATGCCGGACCGCGCTTCACCGATCTGACCTCCGCCCACTGGGCGTACAAGGACATCATGTCGGCCGCGGGCCCGACGGCGCCGGCGGGCCGCTGAGCCTGTCCGCGCACAGCTTGAGGAAAGGAAGGCCTTGACCATGAAAAAAAGATGGATCGCCGCGCTGGCGCTGGCCGCCATGCTGGCGGCAGGCCCTTATGCGGCAACCAGCACCCAGGCGGAGCAGCAGGCTCCGCTCGCAGCCGACGAGAGCTACAGGCTCGCTTCGGATGCCGTCTTTTATTTGCGGGCGCTGAGCGCCGACGGCACGGTTGCCGCGGCCGGGACGGGCGTCCTGATGTCTTCCGGCGGAACTGCCGCCACGGCGTATCATGTCGTGAAGGGAGCGGCCCGGCTGGAGGCCGTGCTGGCGGACGGCACTGTCGTCTCCGTCAAGGTCGGCCGGTATGACGAGCGGACCGACGCGGCCGTGCTGGAGCTCCCCGCTCGCAAGGGAGGCGGCAACTATCCGTACGTCTCCCTGCGGTCGGCCAAGCTGGAGCATGGAGACGCTGTCTATGCGATCGGGTTCCCGCTCAAAAACACGCCGATCGTGACGCAAGGCATCGTCAGCAGCCCGGACGCGGTCGTCAACGGCCGCAGCCGCGTGCTCATCGACGCCGCCATCGCCAGCGGCATGTCGGGCGGTCCGCTGCTCGACGAGCAGGGGCGGCTGGCCGGCATCATCTCCGGATCGCTGCGCACGATGGAAGGCATCCATCTGGCGGCCGGCATGTCCGACCTGGCGGCGCTGCTGCCGGACGGCTTCCGGCAGGCAGGCTGAGAAGCCGGCCGACTGGAGCAAGCCTGGAAAATGGCCTGAAAATACAACAAAACGGGACGAAACCGAGGATGCTCGGTTTCGTCCCGTTTTTTTTTCATGAGGGCGGCTGCAAGGGGGGGATGGAGCTGGAGAGGGTCAACCTTCGGCCTTGACGACAGGCAGATAATAATCGAGGATCAATTTCTGTCCTTGCTCCAGCGGCGCGCAGTAACGTGCATAGGTATAGACGTCGCACCAATAGAAGTGCTCGAAATCCATGCTGTAGCCGGTCTTCTCGATCGCCTCCGTGCAGATCAGGTAGGCGCTCTCAATGATGTCGTTGAGGGTATCGCCTTCGACCCATACCTTGGCGACGGTCCCTGCGGGGATGCTCTCCGCGTCCATATCGTCCGGCACTGGCGCGCCGGGCTCCACGAACTTGCCGATGATATATTGGAACTCATCTCTGCCGACAAAACGGCTCATGTGGCCGAGTCCGACATAAGGGTCGATATCGCTGCAGATCCAGGCCTCCATCTCCTGGAAGCGGTCCAGCAGGCCATCCCGGAATGCGGCTCCCCAGCACTCTTCCCCCGCTTTCTGAAAGGAGGTCATGCTCTTCCTGCCGATTATTTTGCGAGGTCCCCATTCCACATATTGAATCTTTTTGAGCTCGGCCATGATTCGTTTTCCTCCTACCATCCGAAAGGTTGCGAAGGAGGCGCGAGGGTAGTCGTTCAGCTTTTCTCCGGTCTTTCTGATCCCGGTAGGCGATGCTTGGTGATGGTCTTTGAACGCCCGCGTAAAGGCGGCATGGGAATTGAAGCCGTATTTCATCGCGATGTCGATGATCTTGTCCTGGCTGCTGCGGATCTCATGTCCCGCCAGCGTCAATCGCCGCATCCTCAGGTAATCGTGGATGGAGATTCCCGTAACGTAGATGAAAATACGCTGGAATAAGGGAGCGGGACAGCCTGCGATGCCGGCGATGACCCGATAATCAAGCTCCTCTGTACCGGGCATGAGACTTTCAAGGTACTCAACGACAGACTCGAAAGCATGAAAGCTGTCCATGACGCGCGCCTCCTTTCTTCTTCATAGGATAGGACTTGTCTCGCCGCATTGCTTTGCAAAAAGAGATCAGGATTTGTACAAACAGCCGCTGCCATCCATGGAGGCATCCCCTGCAACCTATCTGTCCCTTCATCTCGTCAGGAGCTCAAGAAGCCCTCAAGGAGGAGTGGAAAAGTGAAAAAGCTGAGCATGCTGCTGATTCTGCTCGGAATGCTGGCGGCGTCGTATCCGCCTGACCGTGCAGAGGCTCTGTCCTGCGCGGAGCTGATGCCGATCGAGAAGGCGTACGGCTACTATGATGCGGTCATCGTCGGCCATGTGGATAAGGTGGTCAAGCGCGGAGACCGGCATGAACTGCATCTCACGGTCAAAAGCAGCTATAAAGGCATCCGGTCCTCCCGAATTGTCGCGGACGAGGATAGGAATTGGGGCGCTTTGGATGGCCCCGCCTTGAGCGGAGCGGAATACCTGTTTTTCTTGAAATCAACAGGAGACGGCTGGGAAAATCCTCTCTGCGCGCCTTCCAAGCTGACCAGCGCATCGGCGGCGGAGCTGGCCTATATGAAGGGCAGGGAAATCCCTCTGGAATCCGCAGCGGATGACGCGGAAGGCAGAGAGAACACCGCGTTGAAAATCGCCGCGGCAGCCGTGTTCGTCACGCTCGGCTTGATCGTCATCCTTCGCAGCATGCGCCGGCGCTGAAGCAGCCGCTGCCGGCGTTGCCGTATTCGGATCATGAGCCGTCCTCCAGGCTCTTCCGCATGAATGCGATCCATTCTCGCGCGGCGAAGGACAGGTACCGGTCCTTCTTCCAGATCATATGGAGCCGCCACCGGATGGCCGGCCGCTCCACCGGAATGACAGAGAAGCGCGCGGGGTCCAGCGTCATCGCCACGCCGCGCGGCAGCAGGGTGATGCCGAAGCGGGCCGCGACCAGCTCCGTCATGAAATCCCACTGGGTGCTCTCGAACGCGACATCGGGCTCGAATCCCGCATCCCGGCAGGCGCCGAGAATGAGATCGCGGAGCGTGAATTCGTCCTTGAACAGGATGAAGGCCTCGTGCTCCAGCTCCTGCATGCGGAGAACCGGCCGTGCGGCGGCCCAGTGTCCAGGATGGACGACGACCTGCAGCGCCTCCTCGATGCAAGGCAGCATGTGGAACTTGTCCTCGCTGACGACGGGCAGGATGACGAGGCCCGCATCCAGCTCGCCGCTGTCGACAGCGGCCTCGATGACCTTGCCCCCATGCTCCGCCAGCTCCAGGCGGATCTGCGGGTAGCGGCTGTGGAAGCTCTCCAGGATGGAGGGGAACAGCCGCCCGCCGATCATCGGCGGAATGCCCAGACGCAGCCTGCCCCTCTTGGCCTGGACGACATCGTCCAGCTCGGAGGCCATCCGCTCCAGAGAGGCCATCACCTCCCGAGCGGAGCGCAGAATGCTCTCGCCCGCATCGGTCAGCTCGATCTGTTTGGAGGAACGGTCGAACAAGGTGACGTCCAGCTCCTCCTCCAGCAGCCGCACCATCTTGGACAGGCTGGGCTGAGTCATATGGAGCCGCTGGGCCGCCTTGGTGAAGCTGCCTTGCCTCGCGACCTCCATGAAGTAAGTCAACTGGCGAATGTCCATCCTTGTCCACCTGTCTTTCTGATAGCGAATACATAGAGAAAACGAATGAAAACAATGCGATATATGTATTTTACCTATATGACAAGGCCGTGTACACTTTATGTCTAGCCCGGACAGACGGGTTATATACAGAAAGAAGGTACATGCATGATGACCAAAAAAGAAACCTTGCCTGCAAAGCCGGCAAGCCTCTCATACACGATAAAAGCTTCCATCGTCCTGCCGCCCGATACGAACCATCACGGAACGATTTTCGGCGGCAAGCTGATGGCCTATATCGACGATGTCGCGACGATCGCCGCTACGCGCCACGCCCGCCGTCCCGTCGTAACGGCTTCCACCGACTCCGTCGACTTCCTGCACCCGGTCAAGAAGGGCGATGCCGTCTGCTTGTCCGCCTTCGTAACCTGGGCGCATAAGACGTCGATGGAAATCTTCGTCCGGGTCGTGACGGAAGACCTGCTGACCGGAGAGAGAAAAGTGTGCGCCACCTCGTTCCTGACGTTCGTGGCGCTCGGCGACGACGGCAAGCCGACCGAGGTGTCCGCCGTCATTCCGGAAACGGTGGAGGAGCAGCGGCTGCATGAAACGGCCTGGGAACGGAAAGAGGCGCGGAAGATCAGAAGGCAGGAAAGCAAGCTGTTCGCCGACGTACTGGGACCGGATTTCAGCTTGAGAAAAACGAAGGAAAAGCTGGAGGAGAACCGCAGCCGGCCGAAGCCGGTTTCGGAGAACAGGCAAGCCGCTCCCGCTCCGGCGGCAACCGGCCTGGCGAGTGTGGACGAGCGGGAGTCCGCGGCGATTTCCGGCGCGAGAAGCGAATCCGCTCCGCGGATAATGGAAGCCTATGCGAATGCTTGGGGCAGCGACTGGTAAGCGGCAGGCTCCAAAAGCGTCCGTAGTGAAGGAAGAACCGGCACCCTGAATAGCGTGGCGAAAAAGCAGCCCGATATGCGGCTGTTTTTTAATTCTTTTCACAAAGAAGCAGGATCGCCGGGACAAGCGTGGAATTGAGGACGGTGAAGCTGGGGACCTTAAGCCCAACGGCAATGGCTGAAGAAGCCAATATGATTCGGGAGCGTGCAAACGATGATCAATAAAATCGGCCAGGTGATGCTGTATGTCCAAAACCAGGATCAAGCCAAGGAATTCTGGACGGAGAAGC encodes:
- a CDS encoding AraC family transcriptional regulator — protein: MDSFHAFESVVEYLESLMPGTEELDYRVIAGIAGCPAPLFQRIFIYVTGISIHDYLRMRRLTLAGHEIRSSQDKIIDIAMKYGFNSHAAFTRAFKDHHQASPTGIRKTGEKLNDYPRASFATFRMVGGKRIMAELKKIQYVEWGPRKIIGRKSMTSFQKAGEECWGAAFRDGLLDRFQEMEAWICSDIDPYVGLGHMSRFVGRDEFQYIIGKFVEPGAPVPDDMDAESIPAGTVAKVWVEGDTLNDIIESAYLICTEAIEKTGYSMDFEHFYWCDVYTYARYCAPLEQGQKLILDYYLPVVKAEG
- a CDS encoding LysR family transcriptional regulator, encoding MDIRQLTYFMEVARQGSFTKAAQRLHMTQPSLSKMVRLLEEELDVTLFDRSSKQIELTDAGESILRSAREVMASLERMASELDDVVQAKRGRLRLGIPPMIGGRLFPSILESFHSRYPQIRLELAEHGGKVIEAAVDSGELDAGLVILPVVSEDKFHMLPCIEEALQVVVHPGHWAAARPVLRMQELEHEAFILFKDEFTLRDLILGACRDAGFEPDVAFESTQWDFMTELVAARFGITLLPRGVAMTLDPARFSVIPVERPAIRWRLHMIWKKDRYLSFAAREWIAFMRKSLEDGS
- a CDS encoding serine protease, whose translation is MKKRWIAALALAAMLAAGPYAATSTQAEQQAPLAADESYRLASDAVFYLRALSADGTVAAAGTGVLMSSGGTAATAYHVVKGAARLEAVLADGTVVSVKVGRYDERTDAAVLELPARKGGGNYPYVSLRSAKLEHGDAVYAIGFPLKNTPIVTQGIVSSPDAVVNGRSRVLIDAAIASGMSGGPLLDEQGRLAGIISGSLRTMEGIHLAAGMSDLAALLPDGFRQAG